ATATGAAGATATTGAAAAAGGACATTTAAGGACATCCAAATGTGAACACTCATGGTTGCCCTGACACGGCACACTGAGAGGCACAACCTTTCATTTAGACACTCACCTTCGATTGGTGAGCATTTGAACGACTGAGCAATCTTGTTCCAGGCTTCTGTCACTTGAGTGTTCTGAGAGACAAAGTGAAAACGCCTTACTTTTACAAGCAAAATGCAGTTTCGCATTAACTAActcataaagaaaataaagaaaaaacatgaacagCTGAAATGCAATCTAAATacagttttttatgtttttacatgcTGGTTGTAGAGCAGAGGGACGAGAAGCACAGACTATTGGAGGATGTCCAGTGAATTATCGAAGAGATTATTATGATTGACATGAAGAAGCCTGAGAAAGTTGTTACACATACCTGATTACCAGGTTTAACAAGGCGAAGAGCTGCTTCTGCACACAGATGAGCCGCTTTGATGACATCAGCTTTCCGGCCTGTGATGGGGTTCTCCTGCAGAAACAAGACACAGTGAGAAGAGGACTTACAAGTGTGCCTGTGTGAGAGGACACAAAACTGGGACTAAAGTAGTGTTTGAAGAAATGCCCTCACCTTACTGGCTCCAACCGCAAAGCTGTGAGCAACATTGGCAATGAAGCCGTCAACATGAACCCCTAGATCTCTAcacaaaacaagaggaaaagaagagatgaGACTATGAAATAACaatgaaacaaattaaactaaTCACGGGTCAAATTTATTGCAAGTTTAACTGCTTCCTGTCAAGATTACTAATGTTGAAACAGGAACCTATCAATCAAATCAAGTTAGGAAGGACAAAATGTCAACTATGCTCCACTTTGGAAGATGAGACGAACAAAGACTAAACAATAATCAATAAGgtcagacaaaaataaaaacaatttaatctGTTATGGCGATTAAATGGAAGACATAGTCCAAGGTGAATTTCTTTTGGCTGTACATCAGCTGGAATACAGTGAAGGACTTATTGTGAATTCTAGGGAGCAGCACTTCAGACTGTTAATAAATCGAACAGACATGCATAGCCAGAAGGTTTGGCTGGGAGTGTGTGAAAACTGGGAAACATACAAACCTTGTGCATGTGCAACCACATCACcatgagcaaaaacaaacattgcaGTTCCACACAAAGCACAAAACATTACAGAGGACGAAGACACACGTGGCAACACAACAACTAAGATGAGCTGTCTCTTTCAAAGTACATTACATTAACAAAAATGTGATCAATTGGATTTAGTTGACGGATGACCACCAGAGCTTAAATCCAACGTATCACTTTGAAAATAGCAAAACCCCCTGTTCAAAAAATGTCCAACCTTACTTGTCGTTTGCCACACAGGACAGACATGAAGACGAAACCTCACTGATGAAGCAGACAGTCAACAGCAAAGAGAAAACCCTCACATACAAGCCAAGATATCACATGGAAAGAAGGGAGGACAACACACTGGGAGACTCAAGACACACACGAGGGGAGAACAGAGGGTGACATTATTGCAGAGCGTGGTGCCTACATTTTGACCAGATCCCCATCTTTAAGTGTGTAGTCAGGGTCACTCTTCAGGGGAGAGAAGTGGCAAACACAGTTATTGACTGAGACGCTGGTGGGAAAGGCAATGCCTagaagagggaaaagagaacCACCAAGTCTTCATTTGGAAATCATCGACAATTTTAGCAAGAACACTACACTCTCAAACTCTGCCACTGTAATACTCGTTTAAACATCCCTGCTGCTATTAAAGCTAATCATGGTTGTGTGGACTCAAACACACTACCAATATGACGGCATCTGCGCTCTTCTTGATGAATCCACCACAGTTCACCTGAACAGCAAGAGCCTAACTAGCATCATCTTTGCCTCACCTTTCTTcatctccttttccttcttGAAGACCTTTCCAGTCTCAGCCATGATGTAGGCATCCCCCGTCTCGCAGAGGCTCAGCACCGACACACCGGGCTTGGCAGTTTCCACGACCAGACGCAGCGCCTCTGGAGGAGACAAACAGCCAAGCAGAAGAGGCACAAGTTGGAGCAGGTAGACGCATCTATGTAGTATTGATACAGTTGATACAATGTCATTTAGGCGCACAAGCACATAGTTTAGGTGCACCCAACAACTTAACAAATTATGTGAATTGTTGTTAACAGGTATAAAATGTGCAGAAAgacttttttctccatttaaatcacagcagacGCACCAAGAAATTTTAGCAACAAATAGTTTTATACAGTTTTTTGGCCTGCTGGACATCAGGCgcaaccaatgaaaatgtttcaacacacttgacagatttttgggcgCAGGTGCGGCTTGGAGCCGTGTGACACTATGATACGAGATATTAAAACAATGCATTAGActtatttgactgttaaaatTGAGTAAAATGAACACTGGATGCACAAACATGAGCAGTGACATTTATCAGGAGGGACCAGGCCCTAGTTTTAATATCATTTGCAAAGTACAGTTAGATTTTAAATATGGTTGGGTGATATGATGCTGTATGAGAGTTTATACAGTGGAAATGCCTTCTTTAACATATCAGGAGATCATTTTACAAATCAAGAGATTTACAATATAAGATGATTTTGGTACTAATATTATGATATAAGCTGATTTTACAAGTATTTAACTTGCTGGATTTGCCTAAAACACATATCatggtctgtttttttatttaatttaatttttttttatctctataGTTCCTAAATTTGTCTTTAACACgtactttatttttctatcaAACTACTTTATTTTATCATACAGATATTGTGGCAAAAAGTAGAGAAAAAATTAATTTCCAACAGATCATCTGTCATATACAGTTCAATCTTTCCGTATGACAAATAACCCAGGAATGAGTGACATGCAAGCTGTGGTCATCATATTATTCCTGGAGCAGACATATCATGTTACATGtcaattaaaaatataacttAAAATCAAAAGTTGAGGATAAACTAACACAAACTCGGCGATACGAGTCAGAGAATCGTGAACATGTAAGTACCGTTAAAGTGGCTTCCTATCTGTGGCTGTCTGCTTATCTCTCAGCTGTAAACGTTTGCTTAGCGTGTTTAGCTGGCCGACTGTGCAGGCAGCAGGCTGAGCTGTGTTAGCTGCTCAGTTAGCATCTCATGTTAGTTATACGGACCTCGGTGAAGGCTAGCGTCAACGCTATGGGCATCAGTGACAGAGGAGCTAGCATTAGCTTAAACTGGACCAGCTGCACCTGCTAGCTTGCTAGCCACTTAGGATAGCATATGTATGCCTCGCATGTAAACCACatggcagctgctgctgtggggAAAACTGGCTGCACGACAGGCCGAGACCAGCGGGTCGTCCCATCCCCTCCACAGCGGCCACTCGCTTAGATGTACTCACGGTTAGCGATGTCACCACCCATCTTGTACTTGGTGACAACCAGATCCTCGGCTATGGTCTGCTCCTGCTCATCGTCCGACATCTTGGCAGTGGAGTTTCGGTCGCTAGTCGGCCCTGCTGCAGCGACAGTTCCCcgcggctcggctcggctcggctctgCTCTGACCGTTTCTGCTAACGCCGGCCTCCTGCCGCTCCCCCAAGCCCCTCCCACTCCACCGTGACGCTAATGACGTCACAGAGACCCCAACCCCGCCAAAATGCAGCCAGTGCAACAAACATGTTGAGTGGATGTTTGACAGTTTCCATTTTGTGCTAAAGGACAGGCTCACATTGTTTCACAAGTTTGTCTAAAATCAACAGCCCATGTGAACACTTTCACACATTATCTCCATTATAGTGgtcattaaaggaacagtctcCCCAAAAAggaaagttcagtcattatcttctcacccacatgtcgatggaaagtcgggtgaagttttgtggtccgctaaacatttctggagcttcacaacaactgaagtaaatggggaTTTGGGGACaaaagcttacattgtgaaaaagCGCctttttgagcgtcacaaccgATTATGAAAGTCTAGAGCTGCatgattacattattttatcctcatttaagttagccgggcgctaaaccggaagttagccggctcgatCTGCAGAAGTCCCTAGTGCACATGCTCTATTGGCTGTACAACATGGGAGATCCGGGTATTTTCAGACCCAGGAAGTCgagctgttttggcttcaaacactgtgtccagatttaatgtaacgtcctGAAGACACAGCCTTgcaaacatttcacacaaaacacacacacacacataaaaagctGGTGCTTCAAAATCattattcaaaatatttttattgagtAGAAAATGTATATCATACGTCATCATTAAAAGAGTTCTCAAAACATTTAAGTCCAAACTCCAAATATTTGTTCTCAAAAGCAAGCTttgttcatttcaaaatgtaaacaaaaaaatatatagctTGGTATCTGTTCATTTCTGTTAGTGTTAGTTTCAACACTCAGTGCTATTATTTCTGGAAATGCCCCGAATAACTCTCCAATATACCAAACATAATGTCAATCTGTAACACACAACAAAAGCTGTGAGAAAGTCACACATATTCTTTTTGAAGttgtgtcataggctacattataAACCTGGTTTATGGTTGCATTTCCTGTTCTGGGTCCTTCATGAATGTGTCTCAGAGGTGAGTTCATgagatttaaaatgttcttcatGTAGGCACTGCTTTGGGCTTCAGGAACATCCTGCTGTGCCAGTAGGCTGGATTGTCAAAAGATTTGTCACCAGCTGCAGGTTCACCTACCCCGACTCCAGCTCGCACTTTTACGTATGGTTCAAAGCCAGATCGATGTGCCTCTGAGCCCCCTGCTGCTCCTTCAACTCCCCTCTGCATGTTCTGGTACACCACTGCATCTCCAGGCCGCAGGGTAGCAAAGCAGTCCATGTCCTCATACTCATACGCCTCGCCTTCGTCCCCTTCCTGTATCTTCATCTCCTTCCTGTCTTGAAGAGCTTGTCGCAGCTTCggttgtctgtttgtgtaatGATAGTTACTGTCCTCCACatactcatcctcctcttcctcctcatcctccaccaTCCTTGctgatgtcagaggaggagaaggaggttcATGTGCTGGAGGACTCTCATCTTTTTCATTACCCCTAATGTCCATGTATTCATACTGGACTTCGTTAGATCCTTGCTGCTCTGAATCCGAGTTGTGATTGCTCCTTGTGTGACCTCCCCTGACCTCCACAGACGGTGTGGTGTCACCGGAGCATGCCGTCGCTTGTGACGATACGGAGGAGGTGCGCTTCTTGTTCGGCTTCCGCCAGTGGCTGTTATGTCTGGGCGAGACAGGTGTTACACATGTCTGCTTGTTCATATACTCATATTCTTCATCATCTGGGTCGTCCAACACGCCTGAAGACTGAGACTTGCGCATTCTGCCGTGAGTGGCTCGAGATGTGGACAGAAGggcatctgaaaaaaaaaaagaaaaactgataaGGTGAGGTTTGCATTGCCTGATGAAGATGTAATCTTAAAATTGTTGGCCATGTAAATTGAAATTATGATTTCAATAGGCAACAAATATGCTATCACCTTTCTCTGGGCTGTCTCCAGGAAGCACGTATCCATTCTGGTCCTCTTCCTCTATCTCTGGTGATGGAGTCTCCGGTGGCCCACCAGACAAACTGTCCCTCTGCGACATGTAAGCGCTGTCCTCGCGATGACGTCGTCTTTTCAGGCTCCCAGCCAGAGAAAAGTCCTCGCTCATCTCCAGCTCCACGGCCGTGCCGCAGCCCTCCGAGCTCTCAGATACGGTGCGGGCTGAGTTTAGTCGAGAGCGGGACTGCCACATGGCCTGCACAAGACAACACAACCAGACCTGTATTAGTAACATGACAAGAGGGGGAATGTGCAGTAGGATGATGCTGGTGGTTTAGTTACCTGTCCTAGGTTGTCCACACCTGGGGTCATAGGCAGGTATCCAGCCACGTTTGGAGAAAGAACCACCTTTACAATTAAAGAAAGAAGTGAGATTTAGATCCAGGAGGTGACAGAAAAGGCCTTTCCAGGTATAAAATTGACAGAAAGTAGTGTCTCTTACTCTGTGAGTGTCTATTTTTGAGAGGCGACTGAGGCTCCTGGACTGAGACAGGTAGTGGGGGGCTGGAGTGATGCCATCTACCATGTCCTCCTCCTGGACCACCATGTCCATGTCTACGTCATCAAGGTCATCTGCACTCTTCTGGGCAAGTTCATCTGGACCTGTGTCCTGTTGGCTGCAGTCCTCCTGGTAGACAAAAGTGAGACATAGATTATTGCATGTATGCTTTAACTCTACAATACAAAAGTCTCTGTCTTCAGTGTAAAGTAAGTGCTATACAAAGTGGGTGGCTACTGATAAAAAGCCTTTCTTACTTTGATCACCAGGTAGCGAGGCGGGTCTCTGGCCATTCTGGTAAATTCATTCGCCAGCTCTTTGAATGTTGGACGGACATTCTCGTCAATCATCCAGcctaaaaattaaaaacaacagccaCGGTTAGCCAATCAGTTCAACTGAGTTGTTGAAACTAATGCTCAATAAGGAGAATCTGAAACTAACATGTActtaaatataaacacaactaCGAGTATACAgacatgctagcagctctgtgaggccgCACAACATCACCACGATAACGTCCTGAAGCTAGGGTAGGTCATTTTATTGAATTTATCATTATGATTTTAGAAAATGTCCTCACATCCttacagcaatcaataaatcaaatgctgtgacataaaaagaaagaatCTGGTGTCTGTTCTGCCTGAATGAAATTACTGGACTGCCTACCTGTCTACCTACGTACCTGCCTACCTGTGTGCATTCTTTCAACTTTCAAAATCTGATGACTCTTACTGCCTTCTCCAActttaccaaccccagctttgtTTAgggtgttagcatgctaacatttgcaaatTGGCTCTAAAGTAAGTATTGGACACATTGAACGGCAATGCATCTAATATTTGTCACGATATTTCATACAATTCAAAAATGTCACCTTCAAGGTGGTGCTAGAGGGTAAGTCAGGGGatcaaagtcagtaggattcattaTCTGAGCATTATCAATCCATTcgatagttgttgagatatttcagtccggTTGACAGACCTGCACCAACGTTGGCTTCCCTTCGCAAcatgctagcatggctaaaaagcATATATTTGTAATACTGCTGCTATGATGTAGTTCAGACCAGATGTGAAAAAAGGATAGAAGACAGGCACTCACATTTGACCATGACCATATAGACATCAATAGTGCAAATTTGAGGCTGGGACAGACGCTCGCCCTTTTCCAGCAGATCAGGAACTTCCTGTGGACGCATCGAAGTGTACGGCTCTGCCCCGTAGGACATCATCTCCCATACTGTCACACCTAAATGAAGGTGAGTAGGTTAGTATGGCATGAAACAGCACCTCCACTACAGTTTTCATAAACACTCGATGTGAACCAAACCAGGGCTTAAGACTCACCATAACTCCAGACATCGCTCTGATGTGTGTATCTGCGAAACAAGATGCTCTCTAAGGCCATCCACTTGATTGGTGCCtaaacacataaacagaaaaatgtgagaaaactgGAGCAACTTCTCACAGTGTGCACAATAAATTCATGTCAAAAGCATTCTTGATGAACTTTGATCATTTTACTGAGTGTCCATGTGTCTATCATATCTTTTCTGCCAGGTACGGACCTTGACCTCATTGTAAAAGTATTTCTTGTCATCAGGGTAAAGCAGGTCTGCAATGCCGTAGTCTGAGATCTGAGCGGTGTAGTTATTCTTCAGGAGAACATTTCTGGCGGCCAGGTTCCTGTGGACCACCCTGTGCTCCTCCAGGTAATACATACCCTGATGAGAAAAGACAACAATGCTTTTAAGTGCTTACACTATCCGTGGAATAGACCAAATCCTTTGtgaatgtataaaaatatagcctacaaatgcacaaaaaaaaggatGGTCCTTTACCTTTGCGATTTGGACACACCAGTTGAGCAATCTCTGCGGACTGAGTTTGTTCTTGCAGTTCTTGACGTGCTCCAGCAGGCAGCCCTGACTGCTGAGCTGGGTGACGAGCTGCAGGCTGTCTCCGGGACAGATACCCAGGATCCTGACAACGTTTATGTGGTCCAAGCTTCCCATCGTCATCATGTGCTGCAGAGAACATTTAGGTTTGATCATTGAGGATTCAAAAAGAAACAATAGTCCAACAAAGGTCTATCATTTGAGGTTCAAATATCCACATCTTGTTGGCTTGACAGTTGGCTCTGGAGAGTTTGAGGATTGCTTCTTCACTGGTTCAACTGTTCTCAGCTTGGATTCACAGAAGTTAAAATGGATTCAGATGACAACCAGAGTAAGGAGCAAGAGTAAACATTGAAAATGCCCCTATACAAAGATCATGTGATCTGGTTTCAGACTATGCGCTCAAACCCAAACCACAGTGGTTTTGGCCTGACAGCTTCCTATGAAcaactactggcagctacaggtgGGGTTTATTTGTGGCGACCAGCGAGAGAAGCAACTGAAATGGTGGTTCCTAAAGAGGCTGGCGAAGATAGATGTAGAAGTAAAGTAgatgctatagcatcagttacaTCAATATTTCTTCATTGACAGAAAAGCAAAATACAGCAGTGAAGGTTTTTCacaatggaaaagatgttttatcAACTGAGTTTGATCAACGAACCAGCTGTGCTGGTTgcgctctgctgctgctttatcTGGTTCATTAATCGTATTGGTTAAAGTTAGCCCCTGATAGACAGTAATGGACCGATGATTCATTCAATCACATGCTGTGTCAGGTTAGCTTCAATGAGGATGCTACGGTGTGACAGGAAATTCAGGTATCTTTGATATGTTGTGAGGAAAATGAGTACTTGAAACATACTTGACATGCAGATCAACAGGAGTGACTCTAGAGTTATTTTTAGGTAAGCTTTGACATGTTATTTTGGGTAGCCAGAGAAATCCATTGCAACTTCTGTGAATCCAAGATGACTCTGCAAAGAAGCAAACTAACAACCTTTCACAGCCACTGTCCAAGTGTACCATCAGTGAGTATTTGTTACACAAAAGTCCCATTTTCTTACATCTGTCAGCTCGTTGAAGGTCTGCCGTCCACTGCGATCCTGAATCACCTTTATGGCCACGGGAAGCTTCACTGTATCGCCCTCAGGAATCCAAATGCCCTGAGAGGTAAGAAATAGAGACAGATTTATAATTTGCTAAATGCATGAATATCAAATGTGCAAGAGGAGGATTGTATAGACAGTCACTCCTACCTTATGGACAGATCCAAACACTCCATTACCCAGTGGCTTGATCTTACGCAGCTCTGTTGGCTTCAAGATCCGAACATGGACTTTAGTGCCTTTTTCTCCAGGATCCATAGGCTCAAAGCTCTGTGGGCACATAGATcatatgtctaaacaaactaaactgaaGCATAACAGCATTATTAAAGACGTCAGACTCTCACTGACCTCTCCGCTCTCCATGTATCTCCTCATAGCTCGCTTGCGACGAATTGCGAGACCTCGGCGGTAGAGAATGGTCAGCACAAAAATAGAGAACGAAGCAAAGAGAAGGGCGATCACTCCCAGGACGATGGCTGTGGTCGCTTGGCTAATGGCagatgagaggggagaggagatgTCACATTGTCAGCACTTGATACTAAAGCAAAATCTAAACTATTTAAAATATGCCAGGTTGAGAGGAGCTACTTACCCAGAAATGTAGCGAGACGACCCAACACAGTCACGAATTCCTGGACCATAGCACCTAAAAAACGCAGACAGGAGGTTCATTtgatataaacacaaacataaatgtgaATACACACAGGGAGCTCTAATCATTCCTTACCCTTGGGTACAGTTGATGTGGCACGGTTCACAGCTGCCATGCTTGTTGGGGTATTTAAAGATGACTTCCTCCCCTCCCATCAGACCCTCGGGACACGATGGGACGCAGTGTGGACCATCCTGCAGGCTGGCGCATGCTACACACTCATCTGCTCCCTTTAAAGGAGAAgggacagacaaacacaaaggagACAGAACtttacaaacaaagaaaaagttcaACATGGAGAATAATTACATCTACTGGAATGCCATTAGGGGGCAGCAGCACAcccaaagagaaaagagaaaatcataCCGGGCCTTTGCAGGTCTCCTTCCCCGCCTGGACCTTACACTCAGAGTGGCACGGCATACACTCCCCTGCTTGAGTAGCAAACTCCCGCCTCTCCCTGCATTCAAGGCGAAAAGTTATTCACTTTCAACTTCTTTGAAAAGGCTGCAGATAAGATTCAAACACTCAGcaaacattacacacattaAGGTAAACACTgattaattttatttgtatgattagttgttttttaaagactgACCCGGTTAAGAACATGCAGTCTGGCACGCAAGTTCCTCCCCTGCTGTATTTCTTACAGGACACACACTGGTTTGGCCCCGGACCCCAGCAGCCATCAGAGGAGCACAGGGGGTCACACACGTGACCCTCGTTAACTACAgacatcaacaaaacaaaaattatgaCATCATCTTCACACTGACAAGGAGCTGGTTAGAAATGATCCACCGTCACTCACCACACTGGTTTCTCGGTCTGTTGTCTTTGACGTCGATGTGTTTCTGGCGTCGCTGCGGACGGGAGCTGCTGCTCAAGATACGAGTCCAGTTGACAGTGTCATGGTAGCAGAGCTTCTTGTTTCCTGTGATGTAGACGCCGCCGTCATTTATTTTCCGCAGCGAGCGCAACCCCAGTGAGGTCAACGAGGGGATCTTCATCACCAGAAGAGAGTAGCCCCTGAAATAACAGGCGGTCAATAAATGTGTGAGAAAGTAACAGTTGCCAATATTGTGATGTGATGACAGCACAGAAGCAAAGAAGGCTTGATAATCACAATTTTATGAGAACTTTGAAAACCATCTTTTTGAGGTTTGAATTATTTAAGGGTAATTTCAGGTTTTGCAATTTCaaatttcaaatattcattttcagattttcagaGAACATGAATGGATCGATTTTATTCAGGCTGGATTATCATTGGTTGTTTAGGTTTGAATTTTAGGGTCTGAATTTCACCAATCCAATTTGAGATTTATTTTACttgatttacttttttttagaCTTAACTAAACAATAAAACCATATGTATCAAGTCTTTGAATTTCACAAATTTAAATATCCAACTGGAAATTTTTAAAAGGAACACAAACCACATAAACATGTAACTTGTTTATAGATCAACTATTTAAAATACACTATAAACTCTGCTGTaatcaaaattcaaatttcaaCATGATGTAATTAGTCACTGGTGGTTACATTTCACAACCAGCAAATAAGTTTCTAATAGGACTGAAATCTTTTTGGCCTTTCTTTGCTTCCATAAAATACAACCACATTCTTAGTTTCCAACATATTGCAGCCAAACACTTAGTTAAAACCAAATCAATgtatttaaaatcaatttacatCAGCATGCAAGAAAACCAGTGATCTCATTAAAGATTTGTGCCCACCACCAGCTCAATCACACAATCCCAGTACTGAATATGCCCTGTAAGACTAATAATCTAAACCAAGAACAAGGATTTAAGCTGTTGTAGATGAAGGGCGGATGCATGCGGCCATGTGAAACATTTACTGTACCTTCTAGAGCTCACTCCTCTAAACGGGGTAAAACAGATATAACAAGGGAAGAAAGAGATACAAGATACAAAAAGACAATCAGATCATGTCTGCAACGCAGTGAAAGATACAACCACATGATAGTAACGTGACCTTTGTCAGCTCAAGAAACGAAAACAGTCTTAGAACAAGGGaggggaaacaacaacaactcactTGTAAAGAGTTCTGCCCTGAATTGTTTGGAGGTTGGAGAAGACTGACAGGTCGGACATGTTTCTAGGCCATGACTGGATACTGAGGATGTCTGAAATGGGACACATTGTGTTTCAGAGGGTTTAACCAGATTGCAAACACCT
This Pagrus major chromosome 6, Pma_NU_1.0 DNA region includes the following protein-coding sequences:
- the erbb3a gene encoding receptor tyrosine-protein kinase erbB-3a; protein product: MVALMRRVQQVLCVLLPCALQLCSAQTQEVVICSGTQNVLSTTGNSEIQYNLMKDMYTGCEIVMGNLEITMMEHTRDFSFLQSIREVTGYILFAVNEFSRLPLDHLRVIRGTTLYEGRYALAVMVNYQKDGQHGLQELGLTHLTEILEGGVKIIQNKYLSYAQQVNWLDIVKDASADIMIEGNGPEKPCNEACGAIPCWGPGNDLCQILTKTVCAPQCNSRCFGQSPSECCHIECAGGCTGPLDTNCFACRNFNNSGSCVPLCPQTLIYNKHTFKLEPNPNAKYQYGSICVAQCPTNFVVDGSSCVSNCPSDKMEVEKNGVKRCEPCGGLCPKACHGTGSPTRQTVDARNIDSFINCTTIQGSLHFLVTGIEGDDYNGVPALDPEKLKIFNTVREITDILSIQSWPRNMSDLSVFSNLQTIQGRTLYKGVSSRRGYSLLVMKIPSLTSLGLRSLRKINDGGVYITGNKKLCYHDTVNWTRILSSSSRPQRRQKHIDVKDNRPRNQCVNEGHVCDPLCSSDGCWGPGPNQCVSCKKYSRGGTCVPDCMFLTGERREFATQAGECMPCHSECKVQAGKETCKGPGADECVACASLQDGPHCVPSCPEGLMGGEEVIFKYPNKHGSCEPCHINCTQGCYGPGIRDCVGSSRYISGQATTAIVLGVIALLFASFSIFVLTILYRRGLAIRRKRAMRRYMESGESFEPMDPGEKGTKVHVRILKPTELRKIKPLGNGVFGSVHKGIWIPEGDTVKLPVAIKVIQDRSGRQTFNELTDHMMTMGSLDHINVVRILGICPGDSLQLVTQLSSQGCLLEHVKNCKNKLSPQRLLNWCVQIAKGMYYLEEHRVVHRNLAARNVLLKNNYTAQISDYGIADLLYPDDKKYFYNEVKAPIKWMALESILFRRYTHQSDVWSYGVTVWEMMSYGAEPYTSMRPQEVPDLLEKGERLSQPQICTIDVYMVMVKCWMIDENVRPTFKELANEFTRMARDPPRYLVIKEDCSQQDTGPDELAQKSADDLDDVDMDMVVQEEDMVDGITPAPHYLSQSRSLSRLSKIDTHRVVLSPNVAGYLPMTPGVDNLGQAMWQSRSRLNSARTVSESSEGCGTAVELEMSEDFSLAGSLKRRRHREDSAYMSQRDSLSGGPPETPSPEIEEEDQNGYVLPGDSPEKDALLSTSRATHGRMRKSQSSGVLDDPDDEEYEYMNKQTCVTPVSPRHNSHWRKPNKKRTSSVSSQATACSGDTTPSVEVRGGHTRSNHNSDSEQQGSNEVQYEYMDIRGNEKDESPPAHEPPSPPLTSARMVEDEEEEEDEYVEDSNYHYTNRQPKLRQALQDRKEMKIQEGDEGEAYEYEDMDCFATLRPGDAVVYQNMQRGVEGAAGGSEAHRSGFEPYVKVRAGVGVGEPAAGDKSFDNPAYWHSRMFLKPKAVPT